In Micromonospora sp. WMMD980, the following are encoded in one genomic region:
- a CDS encoding FAD-dependent oxidoreductase, whose translation MTRPHTGRALADAAPVPYWLDRPDRPDPLPPLTGAHTADLLVVGGGYAGLWTALLAKEADPGRDVLLVDAGTCGWAASGRNGGFCAASLTHGLANGVERFPDEIGELERLGRENLDAIAATVARHGIDCDFERTGELAVAVEPYQLDGLAADADLGRRYGRDVRLLDRDQVRAEVASPTYLGGMWDRDRTALLDPARLAWGLRRAALGLGVRIHEHTRVSGLAADGAALRATTAGGADAAPGAVRAARVALATNAFPPEPFRAAGINLTRWSLARADARDGRRNLWLRTLDRSGLGFDS comes from the coding sequence ATGACGCGCCCGCATACCGGTCGGGCGCTGGCCGACGCCGCACCCGTCCCGTACTGGCTGGACCGGCCGGACCGCCCCGACCCGCTGCCGCCGCTGACCGGCGCGCACACCGCCGACCTGCTGGTGGTCGGCGGAGGCTACGCCGGGCTGTGGACCGCGCTGCTGGCCAAGGAGGCCGACCCCGGCCGCGACGTGCTCCTGGTCGACGCCGGCACCTGCGGCTGGGCCGCCTCCGGCCGCAACGGCGGGTTCTGCGCCGCCTCGCTCACCCATGGGCTGGCCAACGGCGTCGAGCGGTTCCCCGACGAGATCGGTGAGCTGGAACGGCTCGGCCGGGAGAACCTGGACGCCATCGCCGCGACGGTGGCGCGGCACGGCATCGACTGCGACTTCGAGCGCACCGGGGAGTTGGCGGTGGCGGTCGAGCCGTACCAGCTCGACGGGCTCGCTGCCGACGCCGACCTGGGCCGCCGGTACGGCCGCGACGTACGCCTGCTCGACCGCGACCAGGTGCGCGCCGAGGTGGCCTCGCCGACGTACCTCGGTGGGATGTGGGATCGGGACCGGACGGCGCTGCTCGACCCGGCGAGGCTCGCCTGGGGGCTGCGCCGGGCCGCGCTCGGCCTGGGCGTGCGGATCCACGAGCACACCCGCGTCAGCGGGCTGGCCGCCGACGGCGCCGCGCTGCGCGCCACCACGGCCGGCGGCGCGGACGCCGCACCGGGCGCGGTGCGGGCCGCCCGGGTGGCGCTCGCCACCAACGCCTTCCCGCCGGAGCCGTTCCGGGCCGCCGGCATCAACCTCACCCGCTGGTCGCTCGCCCGCGCCGACGCGCGCGACGGGCGGCGCAACCTCTGGCTCCGTACTCTCGACCGCTCTGGACTGGGGTTCGACTCCTGA
- a CDS encoding ABC transporter permease, which yields MSNVRRWVADRWVMGVAVLVLGYLTLPILVVAGLSVNRPSSRLSYDFNEFTLDNWVHPCATADMCDAVVRSMEIGLIATVVSTVLGTLMAFALVRYGFRGRSGINGLIFLPMATPELVMGTSLLALFVAAGVPQGFWTIVIAHVMFCVSFVVVTVKARLAGMDRRLEEAAMDLYASEWQTFRRITLPLVLPGIVAAALLAFSLSFDDFIITNFNAGATVTFPMYVWGAAQRGIPPQVNVIGTAMFVIALLLVGASSLRGRRARRAALAVSATPAGKP from the coding sequence GTGAGCAACGTCAGGCGCTGGGTCGCCGACCGGTGGGTGATGGGCGTGGCAGTGCTCGTCCTCGGCTATCTCACACTGCCGATCCTGGTGGTGGCCGGGCTCTCCGTCAACCGACCCTCCAGCCGGCTCTCCTACGACTTCAACGAGTTCACGCTGGACAACTGGGTCCACCCCTGCGCCACCGCCGACATGTGCGACGCGGTGGTGCGCAGCATGGAGATCGGCCTGATCGCCACCGTGGTCTCCACCGTGCTCGGCACACTGATGGCGTTCGCCCTGGTGCGGTACGGCTTCCGCGGGCGGTCCGGGATCAACGGCCTGATCTTCCTGCCGATGGCCACCCCGGAGTTGGTGATGGGCACCTCGCTGCTCGCGCTCTTCGTCGCCGCCGGGGTGCCGCAGGGCTTCTGGACCATCGTCATCGCGCACGTGATGTTCTGCGTGTCGTTCGTGGTGGTCACCGTGAAGGCCCGGCTCGCCGGCATGGACCGGCGGCTGGAGGAGGCCGCGATGGACCTCTACGCCAGCGAGTGGCAGACATTCCGCCGGATCACGCTGCCGCTGGTGCTGCCCGGCATCGTGGCCGCCGCGCTGCTCGCCTTCTCGCTCAGCTTCGACGACTTCATCATCACGAACTTCAACGCCGGCGCCACAGTCACGTTCCCGATGTACGTCTGGGGCGCCGCCCAGCGCGGCATCCCGCCGCAGGTCAACGTGATCGGCACGGCCATGTTCGTGATCGCGCTGCTGCTGGTCGGGGCCAGCTCGCTGCGCGGCCGGCGCGCCCGGCGGGCCGCGCTCGCGGTGAGCGCCACCCCGGCGGGGAAGCCATGA
- a CDS encoding ABC transporter permease, with product MTALAHLGGASPPTPAAPAPDRRRRHRLLPYLLLLPGAAWLLVFFALPLLQLAAASLYDPAGSLSTGYAMTWAVGNYPDALQAYWPQFLRSFLYSAVALVFALLMGYPLAYAIAQKAGRWKNLLLVAVVAPMFTSFLVRTLAWKTILSDNGALVGLLRDVHLLGPDGRLLATPVAVVLGLTYNFLPFLVLPLYASLERLDPRLLEAASDLYASPLRAFGKVTLPLSMPGLIAGTLLFFIPATGDYINAELLGTPNEYMIGNVIDSAFLVRLDYPQGAALSFLLMAAILAIVFTYLRRAGTEEVL from the coding sequence ATGACGGCGCTGGCGCACCTCGGCGGGGCGTCGCCCCCCACGCCTGCCGCGCCCGCACCCGACCGGAGGCGGCGGCACCGCCTCCTGCCGTACCTGTTGCTGCTGCCGGGCGCGGCCTGGCTGCTGGTCTTCTTCGCGCTGCCGCTGCTCCAACTCGCCGCCGCCAGCCTCTACGACCCGGCCGGCTCGCTCTCCACCGGATACGCGATGACCTGGGCGGTCGGCAACTACCCGGACGCGTTGCAGGCGTACTGGCCGCAGTTCCTCAGGTCCTTCCTCTACTCGGCGGTCGCGCTCGTGTTCGCGCTGCTGATGGGGTACCCGCTCGCGTACGCGATCGCGCAGAAGGCCGGCCGGTGGAAGAACCTGCTGCTGGTGGCCGTGGTCGCGCCGATGTTCACCAGCTTCCTGGTGCGCACGCTGGCCTGGAAGACCATCCTGTCGGACAATGGCGCGCTGGTCGGGCTGCTGCGGGACGTGCACCTGCTCGGCCCGGACGGCCGGCTGCTCGCCACCCCGGTCGCGGTGGTGCTCGGCCTGACGTACAACTTCCTGCCGTTCCTGGTGCTGCCGCTGTACGCGAGCCTGGAGCGGCTCGATCCCCGGCTGCTGGAGGCGGCGAGCGACCTCTACGCGAGCCCGCTGCGCGCGTTCGGCAAGGTCACCCTGCCGCTGTCGATGCCCGGGCTGATCGCCGGCACGCTGCTCTTCTTCATCCCGGCCACCGGCGACTACATCAACGCCGAGCTGCTCGGCACCCCGAACGAATACATGATCGGCAACGTCATCGACTCGGCGTTCCTGGTCCGGCTCGACTACCCGCAGGGCGCGGCGCTGTCGTTCCTGCTGATGGCCGCGATCCTGGCGATCGTCTTCACCTACCTGCGCCGGGCCGGCACGGAGGAGGTGCTGTGA
- a CDS encoding ABC transporter ATP-binding protein, with the protein MAQEAPAGDLRLADVTKRFGAFTAVDDLSLTVPQGSFFALLGASGCGKTTTLRMVAGLEAPTSGRVLLGDRDITGLRPYKRPVNTVFQSYALFPHLDIHENVAFGLRRRGIRKVGEQVERMLALVQLDGYGRRRPAQLSGGQQQRVALARALINHPQMLLLDEPLGALDLKLRRQMQIELKRIQAEVGITFLHVTHDQEEAMWMADTVAVMNAGRIEQLGAPADIYEYPASPFVANFLGQSNLIAAEVSGHDADDLLVTGHGNRFATPLERARSRQGPVWLGVRPEKLHLVAGRERVPDGGNAVSGVLTDICYAGVSTEFLLRTAWGQEMSVFTANNDPDARLVPGAEVTAHWHPRHSFVLPRDDSTSDAADGSATRPGATSGGRADGGPADGGVGAPPQRLEATT; encoded by the coding sequence ATGGCGCAGGAAGCACCGGCCGGCGATCTGCGACTGGCCGACGTCACCAAGCGGTTCGGCGCCTTCACCGCCGTCGACGACCTCAGCCTCACCGTTCCGCAGGGCTCGTTCTTCGCCCTGCTCGGCGCGTCCGGCTGCGGGAAGACCACCACGCTGCGGATGGTCGCCGGGCTGGAGGCGCCGACCAGCGGGCGGGTGCTGCTCGGCGACCGGGACATCACCGGGCTGCGGCCGTACAAGCGGCCGGTCAACACCGTGTTCCAGAGCTACGCGCTCTTCCCGCACCTCGACATCCACGAGAACGTGGCCTTCGGTCTGCGCCGCCGCGGCATCCGCAAGGTGGGCGAGCAGGTCGAGCGGATGCTCGCGCTGGTCCAGCTCGACGGGTACGGCCGGCGCCGGCCGGCCCAGCTCTCCGGCGGCCAGCAGCAACGCGTGGCGCTGGCCCGGGCGCTCATCAACCACCCGCAGATGCTGCTGCTCGACGAGCCGCTCGGCGCGCTTGACCTGAAGTTGCGCCGGCAGATGCAGATCGAGCTGAAGCGGATCCAAGCCGAGGTCGGCATCACCTTCCTGCACGTCACGCACGACCAGGAAGAGGCGATGTGGATGGCCGACACGGTCGCGGTGATGAACGCCGGGCGGATCGAGCAGCTCGGCGCGCCCGCCGACATCTACGAGTACCCGGCCAGCCCGTTCGTGGCCAACTTCCTCGGCCAGTCCAACCTCATCGCCGCCGAGGTCAGCGGCCACGACGCGGACGACCTGCTGGTCACCGGGCACGGCAACCGGTTCGCCACCCCGCTGGAGCGGGCCCGGTCCCGGCAGGGCCCGGTCTGGCTCGGCGTCCGGCCGGAGAAACTGCACCTGGTCGCCGGCCGCGAGCGCGTCCCGGACGGGGGCAACGCGGTGAGCGGCGTGCTGACCGACATCTGCTACGCCGGCGTGAGCACCGAGTTCCTGCTCCGCACCGCCTGGGGGCAGGAGATGTCGGTGTTCACCGCCAACAACGACCCGGACGCCCGGCTGGTGCCCGGCGCCGAGGTAACCGCGCACTGGCATCCCCGGCACTCCTTCGTCCTGCCCCGCGACGACTCCACCAGCGACGCCGCCGACGGCAGCGCCACCCGGCCCGGCGCCACGAGCGGCGGCCGAGCGGACGGCGGACCGGCGGACGGTGGTGTCGGCGCGCCACCGCAGCGTCTGGAAGCCACGACATGA
- a CDS encoding spermidine/putrescine ABC transporter substrate-binding protein, whose amino-acid sequence MRSPLRTLTRRGLLTGTLGSAALLATAGTLAGCGTKGAQQTEAGCKSEDLSETEKKLAFSNWPQYMDTDEKDAAKRPTLDAFVAASGIQVTYTEDVNDNNEFFGKVQNQLAGCQSTGRDIMVLTDWMAARMIRLGWVQKLDKAKIGNVEANLLPSLRGRSFDKDTQLAVPWQSGLAGLAYNAKVTKEIRTVDELLTRADLRGKVTVLSEMRDTMGLLLQAGGHDPATFTSAQFDDALNKLKKAVDSKQIRRFTGNDYAPDLAKGDIAACIGWSGDVIQLGFEDPKIKFVVPESGVMLWSDNMLVPNKATHKANAEALMNHYYDPAVAAKLAAYVNYICPVQGAQAEMEKIDPDLAKNPLIFPDDAILAKSKVFMALDEQREKEYETKFQQVIGA is encoded by the coding sequence ATGCGTAGTCCCCTCCGGACGCTCACCCGGCGTGGTCTGCTCACCGGGACCCTCGGTTCGGCCGCGCTGCTCGCCACCGCGGGCACGCTCGCCGGCTGCGGCACCAAGGGCGCCCAGCAGACCGAGGCCGGATGCAAGAGCGAGGACCTGTCCGAAACCGAGAAGAAGCTGGCGTTCTCGAACTGGCCGCAGTACATGGACACCGACGAGAAGGACGCGGCCAAGCGCCCCACCCTGGACGCCTTCGTCGCCGCCTCCGGCATCCAGGTGACCTACACCGAGGACGTCAACGACAACAACGAGTTCTTCGGCAAGGTGCAGAACCAGCTCGCCGGCTGCCAGAGCACCGGCCGCGACATCATGGTGCTCACCGACTGGATGGCCGCCCGGATGATCCGGCTCGGCTGGGTCCAGAAGCTGGACAAGGCGAAGATTGGAAACGTCGAGGCGAACCTGCTGCCGTCGCTGCGCGGTCGCTCGTTCGACAAGGACACCCAGCTCGCCGTCCCCTGGCAGTCCGGTCTGGCCGGTCTCGCCTACAACGCCAAGGTGACCAAGGAGATCCGCACCGTCGACGAGTTGCTCACCCGCGCCGATCTCAGGGGCAAGGTGACCGTGCTGTCGGAGATGCGCGACACCATGGGCCTGCTGCTCCAGGCCGGCGGCCACGACCCGGCGACCTTCACCTCGGCCCAGTTCGACGACGCGCTCAACAAGCTCAAGAAGGCCGTGGACAGCAAGCAGATCCGCCGCTTTACCGGTAACGACTACGCCCCCGACCTGGCCAAGGGCGACATCGCCGCGTGCATCGGCTGGTCCGGCGACGTGATCCAGCTCGGCTTCGAGGACCCCAAGATCAAGTTCGTGGTGCCCGAGTCCGGGGTGATGCTCTGGTCGGACAACATGCTCGTGCCGAACAAGGCCACCCACAAGGCCAACGCCGAGGCGCTGATGAACCACTACTACGACCCGGCGGTGGCCGCCAAGCTCGCCGCCTACGTCAACTACATCTGCCCGGTGCAGGGCGCGCAGGCCGAGATGGAAAAGATTGACCCGGATCTCGCCAAGAACCCGCTGATCTTCCCGGACGACGCGATCCTGGCGAAGTCGAAGGTCTTCATGGCGCTGGACGAACAGCGCGAGAAGGAGTATGAGACCAAGTTCCAGCAGGTCATCGGGGCGTGA
- a CDS encoding Lrp/AsnC family transcriptional regulator, translated as MVNRQSENGNGNRRVTVREGSNHALLDDVAKQIIEQLQEDGRRPYASIGKAVGLSEAAVRQRVQRLLDAGVMQIVAVTDPLQLGFPRQAMIGLRTDGDLEPVADRLAEFDEIDYVVITAGSFDLLAEVVCRNDAHLLEILQKLRGVPGVLSTEAFVYLKLRKQTYSWGTA; from the coding sequence ATGGTCAACCGGCAGTCGGAGAACGGCAACGGCAACCGTCGGGTCACCGTGCGTGAAGGATCCAACCACGCTCTGCTCGACGACGTGGCCAAGCAGATCATCGAGCAGCTCCAGGAGGACGGCCGGCGACCCTACGCGAGCATCGGCAAGGCGGTCGGCCTCTCCGAGGCGGCGGTCCGCCAGCGGGTGCAGCGCCTGCTCGACGCCGGGGTGATGCAGATCGTCGCGGTGACCGATCCGCTCCAGCTCGGCTTCCCCCGCCAGGCCATGATCGGGCTGCGCACCGACGGCGACCTGGAGCCGGTGGCCGACCGGCTGGCCGAGTTCGACGAGATCGACTACGTGGTGATCACCGCCGGCTCGTTCGACCTGCTGGCCGAGGTGGTCTGCCGCAACGACGCGCACCTGCTGGAGATCCTGCAGAAGCTGCGCGGGGTGCCCGGGGTGCTCTCCACCGAGGCGTTCGTCTACCTGAAGCTGCGCAAGCAGACCTACAGCTGGGGCACCGCCTGA
- a CDS encoding DUF397 domain-containing protein, protein MDMTSARWRTATRSSNNGGDCVEVADNLPGRVLVRDSKDRAGGTLSFTPTAWRAFVGHAPAQAVPQL, encoded by the coding sequence ATGGACATGACCAGCGCCCGCTGGCGCACCGCGACGCGCAGCAGCAACAACGGCGGCGACTGCGTCGAGGTGGCCGACAACCTGCCCGGCCGGGTGCTGGTGCGCGACAGCAAGGACCGCGCCGGCGGCACGCTCAGCTTCACCCCGACCGCCTGGCGGGCCTTCGTCGGCCACGCCCCCGCTCAGGCGGTGCCCCAGCTGTAG